The Humulus lupulus chromosome 4, drHumLupu1.1, whole genome shotgun sequence genome has a window encoding:
- the LOC133832293 gene encoding uncharacterized protein LOC133832293: MSMRGMVQVAAMGQVSDVSCVYCGDGYAIESYPSNPASVCYVGNQNANENNPHSNSYNPGWRQHPNFSWGGQGASSSGAPMKNKHTYPPRFSQQQSRAQPPPPQVSQSSSLESLMKEYMAKNDVVIQSQAASLRNLEIQLGELANDLRNRPQGTFPSDTENARKDGKENCKAVTLRSGKNIELTEENCKRNSEPTSIQSNVDKGDKADILTKKRRLGEFETLALTEGCSAVLKNKIPPKLKDPGSFTIPCSIEGRDGGRALCDLGASINLMPMSIFKKLGIGEARPTTITLQLADRLMAHLKGKIEDVLVQVDKFIFSADFIILDYEADRDVPIILGRPFLATEKTLIDVQKWELAMMVNDQQVTFNVFNAMKFPDEIEECSRQSLIESIVAEKFHKEAFKDEVGLM, translated from the exons ATGAGTATGAGGGGAATGGTACAAGTTGCTGCTATGGGACAAGTTTCTGATgtatcttgtgtttattgtggagatgggtATGCAATTGAGAGTTATCCTTCGAATCCCGCTTCAGTTTGTtatgtggggaatcaaaatgccaacGAAAATAATCCACATTCGAACTCTTATAATCCGGGGTGGAGGCAGCATCCAAACTTCtcatgggggggtcaaggagctagttcaagcgGAGCACCAATGAAAAATAAGCATACATATCCACCGAGGTTTTCTCAACAGCAATCAAGAGCTCAACCACCTCCTCCTCAAGTGTCTCAATCAAGctctttggagagtttaatgaaagaatatatggccaagaatgatgTTGTGATTCAGAGCCAAGCGGCATCCTTGAGGAACCTAGAGATTCAATTGGGGGAGCTAGCTAATGATCTAAGGAATAGACCACAAGGAACTTTTCCTAGTGATACCGAAAATGCAAGGAAGGATGGTAAGGAGAATTGTAAGGCAGTTACATTGAGGAGTGGTAAAAATATAGAATTGACTGAGGAGAATTGTAAGAGAAACAGCGAGCCCACTTCAATTCAAAGTAATGTGGACAAGGGAGACAAAGCT GATATTTTAACTAAGAAGAGGAGGCTTGGTGAATTTGAAACATTAGCATTGACTGAAGGATGTAGTGCTGtattgaagaataaaattcctcctaaattgaAGGATCCGGGAAGCTTCACAATTCCTTGTTCTATTGAAGGTAGAGACGGTGGTAGAGCACTTTGTGACTTAGGGGCtagtatcaatttgatgcccatgtcaaTTTTCAAGAAGTTGGGGATTGGAGAAGCAAGACCAACCACAATCACTTTGCAATTAGCGGATCGTTTGATGGCACACCTgaaaggaaaaattgaagatgtACTTGTACAAGTTGATAAATTCATTTTTTCGGCTGATTTCATCATTCTTGATTATGAAGCGGATAGAGATGTTCCTATTATCttgggtaggccatttctagctacCGAGAAGACCTTGATTGATGTACAAAAATGGGAGCTTGCTATGATGGTGAATGACCAACAAGTGACTTTCAATGTGTTCAACGCTATGAAGTTTCCTGATGAGATTGAGGAATGCTCTAGGCAGAgtctaattgagtctattgtCGCTGAAAAATTCCACAAGGAAGCTTTTAAAGATGAAGTTGGGctgatgtaa